A window of the Nibribacter ruber genome harbors these coding sequences:
- a CDS encoding YqaE/Pmp3 family membrane protein has translation MNIKKLLHFVWILVVGQMLFSCSSAEYYKFAPMKGDAYSKAATKPAPEAPAPEQVAATPAPEVQAEPVLEASAAAPTPVLLEKKHFAKPAVSAPAQTGATVKAEELSKAEAVALVKDRVASMTKVEKANLEKEVKTALRAGQATNIIEIIFAILIPPLGVFLHEGELNTRFWVSVLLTLLFVIPGIIYALLVVTDSI, from the coding sequence ATGAACATTAAAAAACTACTCCACTTTGTCTGGATTCTGGTCGTTGGTCAGATGCTATTTTCTTGTAGTTCAGCTGAATACTACAAATTTGCCCCCATGAAGGGAGATGCCTACTCCAAGGCAGCAACCAAGCCGGCTCCCGAGGCTCCTGCCCCTGAGCAAGTAGCAGCTACCCCTGCACCAGAAGTGCAAGCAGAACCGGTCTTAGAAGCATCTGCCGCAGCCCCTACGCCAGTGTTGTTGGAGAAAAAGCATTTTGCCAAACCTGCCGTTTCGGCACCCGCTCAGACTGGCGCTACGGTGAAAGCCGAAGAGCTTTCCAAAGCAGAGGCCGTTGCCCTGGTGAAAGACCGCGTGGCGAGCATGACCAAGGTTGAAAAGGCGAATTTGGAAAAAGAGGTAAAAACGGCACTGCGTGCGGGACAAGCCACCAACATTATAGAAATCATCTTCGCCATTTTGATTCCGCCGCTAGGCGTGTTCTTGCATGAGGGCGAACTAAATACCAGGTTTTGGGTAAGCGTGCTCTTAACGCTGCTGTTTGTAATACCGGGTATCATCTATGCCTTGCTGGTAGTCACGGACTCCATCTAA
- the treF gene encoding alpha,alpha-trehalase TreF produces the protein MSHFTHKRLKGNFAVLLFWLFFVGAQGLVFGQYKPYQDLGPLFEDVQLSGLFPDSKTFPDCIPLAPPTQIAQAYQREKSLPGFDLKRFVMQYFKLPTEPTTHFKSDPKASVEEHIQALWPVLTRRPVPEQSSLLPLPHAYVVPGGRFREIYYWDSYFTMLGLQVSGQTELIQNMVDNFTHLIQTTGHIPNGNRSYYLSRSQPPFYALMLRVLAQEKGKSILKQYAPALQKEYDFWMAGSQELSAQNPAARRVVRMPNGVLLNRYWDDDPSPRPEAYKEDVAVAKASDRNPQQVYRHLRAAAESGWDFSSRWFGDGQGLETIETTDFIPLDLNALLYHLEMTLAEMAQLNGDKAEARAFMQKAKNRKQALLQYCWNAQEKFFYDYNWVKNRQSTAATLAAAFPLYFCMATKEQAAGVAQKLARDFLQTGGLRTTLVHTGQQWDAPNGWAPLQWISIQGLRAYRKNELADTITARWVHQNLAVFKETGKLTEKYNVEKAGQEGGGGEYPNQDGFGWTNGVLLRLLKDGTFKRK, from the coding sequence ATGTCTCATTTTACCCATAAACGCCTTAAGGGAAACTTTGCCGTTCTGCTGTTCTGGCTGTTCTTTGTTGGGGCGCAGGGCCTTGTGTTTGGGCAATACAAGCCCTACCAGGATCTTGGCCCTTTGTTTGAAGACGTGCAGCTGAGTGGCCTTTTCCCAGACTCCAAGACGTTTCCTGACTGTATTCCCCTGGCGCCGCCCACCCAGATTGCGCAGGCGTACCAGCGTGAAAAGTCTCTTCCAGGCTTTGATTTGAAACGCTTTGTGATGCAGTATTTTAAGCTGCCGACAGAACCAACCACGCATTTCAAGTCTGACCCCAAAGCATCCGTAGAAGAACATATTCAGGCACTGTGGCCGGTGCTTACACGGAGGCCCGTGCCGGAGCAAAGCTCGCTGTTGCCTCTGCCCCATGCCTATGTGGTACCGGGCGGCAGATTCAGGGAAATCTATTACTGGGACAGTTACTTTACCATGCTGGGGCTGCAGGTGAGCGGCCAAACAGAGCTAATCCAGAACATGGTAGACAACTTCACGCACCTCATCCAAACCACTGGCCATATCCCAAACGGCAACCGAAGCTATTACCTGAGCCGTTCGCAGCCGCCTTTTTACGCCCTCATGCTGCGCGTATTGGCCCAGGAGAAAGGTAAAAGTATATTGAAACAGTACGCACCCGCCCTCCAAAAAGAATATGATTTCTGGATGGCGGGGAGCCAGGAACTCTCCGCACAGAATCCTGCGGCCAGGCGCGTGGTGAGAATGCCCAACGGCGTCCTCCTGAACCGGTACTGGGATGACGACCCCAGCCCCCGCCCCGAAGCCTACAAAGAAGACGTAGCCGTTGCCAAAGCCTCCGATCGAAATCCCCAGCAAGTGTACCGGCACCTGCGAGCCGCCGCAGAGTCTGGTTGGGATTTCAGCAGCCGATGGTTTGGTGACGGGCAGGGCTTGGAGACCATTGAAACCACTGACTTTATACCCCTTGATTTAAACGCCCTGCTCTACCACCTGGAAATGACTCTGGCAGAGATGGCCCAACTCAACGGAGACAAAGCAGAGGCCCGCGCCTTTATGCAGAAAGCCAAGAACAGAAAGCAGGCCTTGCTCCAGTATTGCTGGAATGCCCAGGAGAAGTTTTTCTATGATTACAACTGGGTTAAAAACAGGCAAAGCACCGCGGCCACGCTGGCAGCGGCATTCCCGTTATATTTTTGCATGGCCACCAAAGAGCAGGCCGCGGGCGTGGCCCAGAAGCTAGCGCGAGATTTTCTGCAGACCGGCGGTTTGCGCACCACCCTTGTGCACACCGGACAGCAATGGGATGCGCCCAACGGCTGGGCCCCGCTGCAATGGATAAGCATACAAGGATTGAGAGCCTACCGGAAGAATGAGTTGGCAGACACCATAACAGCTCGCTGGGTGCACCAGAACCTGGCCGTATTCAAGGAGACCGGTAAGCTGACGGAGAAATACAACGTAGAAAAGGCCGGGCAGGAAGGTGGTGGTGGCGAGTACCCCAACCAGGACGGGTTCGGGTGGACCAACGGCGTGCTGCTCAGATTATTGAAAGACGGGACTTTCAAGCGTAAGTGA
- a CDS encoding potassium channel family protein, producing MRYIVIGLGYFGSSLSMKLTDMGHEVIAVDKDLAKVEMYKDRVTHTVALDASDAQAISTLPVADTDVVLVGIGEDFGASVMATAIFKQLGVKRLMSRAISPLHQTVLEAIGVDQIIRPEQESAERLAKKLEMRGVIDSFDLSEDYNIIEATVPEKYAGMTIAETDFRARYQVNVLTILRNQETRNMFGRSHLKPKVMGVVTGNTIFEAGDILVVFGKIQDIDRLLHE from the coding sequence ATGCGGTACATTGTAATTGGCTTAGGATATTTTGGGTCATCGCTTTCCATGAAACTGACAGACATGGGGCATGAGGTCATTGCCGTGGATAAGGACCTGGCAAAGGTGGAAATGTACAAAGACCGGGTGACCCACACCGTGGCCCTGGATGCTAGTGACGCCCAGGCCATTTCTACCCTGCCCGTGGCAGACACAGACGTGGTACTGGTGGGTATAGGCGAAGACTTTGGGGCTTCTGTCATGGCTACGGCCATCTTTAAACAGCTGGGCGTGAAGCGCCTCATGAGCCGGGCCATCTCTCCCTTGCACCAGACCGTGCTGGAGGCCATTGGCGTTGACCAGATCATTCGGCCAGAGCAGGAAAGCGCCGAGCGTCTGGCCAAGAAGCTGGAAATGCGCGGCGTGATTGATTCCTTTGACCTGAGCGAAGACTATAACATCATTGAAGCCACAGTGCCAGAAAAATATGCGGGCATGACCATCGCCGAAACTGACTTCAGGGCCCGGTACCAGGTAAACGTGCTCACCATTCTACGCAACCAGGAGACGCGTAACATGTTTGGGAGGTCGCACCTCAAGCCCAAGGTGATGGGAGTGGTAACAGGAAATACCATTTTTGAGGCCGGAGACATACTGGTGGTGTTTGGCAAAATCCAGGACATTGACAGGCTGTTGCATGAGTAA
- a CDS encoding TrkH family potassium uptake protein, translated as MPPKKKVHSSLIVTLQQLPWLAEAIDRFLLYMSVLGLLVFLYEVGFRELAAGEEVLLHNFYHGFFLVVLVSLILRMFLLLKKGVRRPSLIFEGILLAFMVLALVVRFFLDNSLTRTHSLLHFFDSDHLVYLIIFYVFLVELSKKTLLFYRSALNPAQLFVLSFLFLIALGTGLLLLPQATYQSISFIDALFIATSAVCVTGLVSVDPATVFTPTGQAIVLLLIQVGGLGIMTFASFFGIFFQGSSIKSALFMKDWLSEDNLGQITRTLFKIIAFTLVVEAIGAFLVFLCLQDLPATAIPEKVSFSIFHAISAFCNAGFSTLSLGLYDPIIRQNYSLQLVIALLIIFGGLGFPIVFNTFRYLRYHLNRIYSRVLFKKKLDHKARLLNINTLLVLITTAVLLVVGTVLYFLLEKENTLAEHSLYGKVVGAFFGAVTPRTAGFNTVNLAALSAPTILLYLLLMWIGASPASVGGGIKTSTFAIAILNIISLAKGKDRVEVFRRELPQESIHKAFAVILLSLLVIGLAVFLVTLFDPQLELTAVAFESFSAFATVGLTVGITSLLSVPSKVVIICAMFLGRVGTLTLLVGLLQKVKTLRYRYPKETIIIT; from the coding sequence ATGCCCCCAAAAAAGAAGGTTCACAGTTCCCTGATTGTCACGCTGCAACAATTGCCCTGGTTGGCAGAGGCCATAGACCGGTTTCTTCTTTACATGAGTGTGCTGGGACTGCTAGTGTTCTTATATGAAGTTGGGTTTAGAGAACTGGCGGCTGGCGAAGAAGTCTTGCTGCACAATTTCTACCACGGGTTTTTCCTGGTGGTGCTTGTCAGCCTTATCCTGCGGATGTTCTTACTTCTGAAGAAAGGGGTAAGAAGGCCTTCCCTGATCTTTGAGGGAATACTTTTAGCGTTCATGGTGCTGGCCCTGGTGGTGCGGTTCTTTCTGGACAACAGCCTTACCAGAACCCACAGCCTGCTACACTTCTTTGACAGTGACCACCTGGTCTACCTTATCATCTTCTACGTTTTCTTAGTAGAGCTATCCAAAAAGACGCTGCTCTTTTACAGGTCTGCCCTCAATCCAGCCCAACTTTTTGTACTGAGTTTCTTGTTCTTGATTGCCCTGGGTACCGGGTTGCTCTTATTGCCACAAGCTACGTACCAAAGCATCTCGTTCATTGATGCCTTGTTCATTGCCACCAGTGCCGTTTGCGTGACGGGTCTGGTGAGCGTAGACCCTGCCACCGTTTTCACGCCCACCGGCCAGGCGATTGTGTTGTTGCTCATTCAGGTGGGCGGCCTAGGCATCATGACCTTTGCCAGCTTCTTTGGCATCTTCTTCCAGGGATCTTCTATCAAGAGCGCGCTGTTCATGAAGGATTGGTTGAGTGAGGACAACCTGGGCCAGATTACCAGAACTCTCTTCAAAATCATCGCTTTTACCTTGGTGGTAGAAGCCATAGGGGCGTTTTTGGTATTTCTCTGTTTACAGGATCTGCCGGCCACGGCCATTCCGGAGAAGGTTTCATTTTCTATCTTCCATGCCATTTCTGCCTTTTGCAACGCAGGGTTTTCTACTCTGAGCCTTGGATTGTATGATCCTATCATCCGGCAGAATTACTCTTTGCAATTGGTCATCGCCTTGCTTATCATCTTTGGCGGTCTAGGCTTTCCCATTGTGTTCAATACCTTTAGGTACCTTAGGTACCACCTCAATAGAATTTATAGCAGGGTTTTGTTCAAGAAAAAGCTGGATCACAAAGCCCGTCTGCTGAACATAAATACTTTGTTGGTGCTCATTACCACTGCGGTTTTGTTGGTGGTGGGAACGGTGCTTTACTTTCTGCTGGAAAAAGAAAACACGCTGGCAGAGCATTCCCTCTACGGGAAGGTGGTAGGCGCTTTCTTTGGTGCGGTTACGCCTAGAACGGCGGGTTTCAATACTGTCAATTTGGCGGCCCTGAGCGCGCCCACCATTTTATTGTACCTGCTCCTGATGTGGATCGGGGCTTCACCGGCCTCAGTGGGGGGTGGTATCAAGACTTCAACGTTTGCCATTGCCATTCTCAACATCATTAGTCTGGCCAAGGGCAAGGATCGGGTGGAGGTGTTTAGGCGGGAGCTTCCCCAGGAATCTATTCACAAGGCGTTTGCCGTCATTCTGCTGTCTTTGTTGGTCATCGGCCTGGCCGTGTTCCTGGTGACGCTCTTTGACCCGCAGTTGGAGTTGACCGCTGTGGCGTTTGAGAGCTTTTCTGCGTTTGCCACCGTGGGCCTCACCGTGGGCATTACCTCTTTGCTGAGCGTGCCCAGCAAGGTGGTCATCATTTGTGCTATGTTTCTAGGTCGGGTTGGCACGCTCACGCTTTTGGTGGGGCTGTTGCAGAAAGTGAAAACATTGCGCTACCGTTACCCTAAAGAAACCATCATCATCACGTAA
- a CDS encoding sll1863 family stress response protein codes for MDTYNLKPENMRAPEHLNQEEAKKSLEELDAKIKVLKGRANATTADANHTYHEHIAALEAKRGLIAQKLEGSNHTTTDSTWQEIKNGLEDLSDSIKKLF; via the coding sequence ATGGATACCTATAACCTGAAACCAGAGAACATGCGCGCCCCGGAGCACTTGAACCAGGAAGAAGCAAAAAAGAGTTTGGAGGAGCTGGACGCCAAGATAAAAGTGCTGAAAGGCCGGGCCAACGCCACCACCGCCGACGCCAACCACACTTACCATGAGCACATTGCAGCCCTGGAGGCCAAGCGCGGCCTTATTGCCCAGAAACTGGAAGGCAGCAATCACACCACCACAGACAGCACCTGGCAAGAAATCAAAAACGGCCTGGAAGACCTCAGCGACAGCATCAAGAAACTGTTTTAA
- a CDS encoding response regulator has product MNNYHRVFLIDDDEIHNFLCESVIRNHKFADEVFSFLWAEEALKALAKIVQESPEKFPEIIFLDINMPGMDGWEFIEEYRKLPKELTDKCNLFVLSSAVDKKDITYARSLSEVRDFFSKPLTTEILHIISEVYAPE; this is encoded by the coding sequence ATGAACAACTATCATCGGGTATTTCTAATTGATGACGATGAGATTCACAACTTTTTATGTGAAAGCGTCATCAGGAACCATAAGTTTGCCGACGAGGTATTTAGCTTCCTGTGGGCCGAGGAGGCCTTGAAGGCACTAGCCAAGATTGTGCAGGAGAGCCCGGAGAAGTTTCCGGAGATCATCTTCCTGGACATCAACATGCCCGGCATGGACGGCTGGGAATTTATAGAGGAGTACCGCAAACTACCCAAAGAACTCACAGACAAATGCAACCTGTTTGTGCTTTCCTCTGCGGTAGATAAAAAAGACATTACGTACGCCCGCAGCCTGTCTGAGGTGCGCGATTTCTTCTCCAAACCCCTCACCACCGAAATCCTGCACATCATCTCTGAAGTCTACGCACCAGAGTAA
- a CDS encoding PAS domain S-box protein: protein MTPEHPYRLLFENNPLPMWVFDTETYRFLMVNHAAIELYGYSEQEFLQKSIMDIRPKEELAALEEVLNKGRTAYNRAGEWVHTTKDGKRLYVEVASHTLPEHEGRGRRLVVIHDLSARKRTEQQLQAAELLAQSILKNIEEIVFTLNEELEPVYVSPQCESNLGYSPEEFYQDKGLWFKIIHPEDRQIFKRFLPRLKSTPNHFQVECRFLTANKGERWQLIQCAATLDQNGRISRLDGSLIDISKRKAAEQKLQFSDFSVERAAEAFLWTRADGSIMRANAAACSLLGYTKEELLTLSILEVDHNFKAEVWKWKENDKALSHETVFKGKSGQLLPVELHLNHFLFEDDNYCFISVKDISARKQAEEERNSLIEETVRQNEHLQQFAYIVSHNLRAPVANIVGLTSLYNRDNLQDPINPVLINKLERTSQRLDATIKDLNEILTIRSQTQKVLETVDLQHILAHVRESLASQLQSSHAYFEVDFSGGTLVLGVKSYVHSILFNLITNAIKYRSLERGLKIKIKTVFSEGYLCLLLQDNGLGIDMVRQQHKVFGLYRRFHPHIEGKGLGLHMSKTQVESIGGWIDVDSTVDQGSTFKVYFQAHPRNEQLSSGISN, encoded by the coding sequence TTGACGCCAGAGCATCCATACCGCTTATTATTTGAGAACAACCCATTACCCATGTGGGTGTTTGACACAGAAACCTACCGTTTTTTGATGGTGAACCATGCGGCCATAGAGCTGTATGGCTACTCAGAGCAGGAGTTTCTGCAGAAGTCCATCATGGACATTAGGCCCAAAGAAGAACTGGCAGCTCTGGAGGAAGTCTTAAATAAAGGTAGAACGGCTTATAACAGAGCCGGCGAATGGGTGCATACCACCAAGGACGGCAAAAGACTATACGTAGAGGTGGCTTCACACACGCTTCCAGAGCATGAGGGCCGGGGGCGCCGCCTAGTAGTGATTCATGACCTAAGCGCGCGTAAAAGAACGGAGCAGCAGTTGCAGGCGGCAGAGTTACTGGCGCAATCCATTTTAAAGAATATTGAGGAAATTGTTTTCACGCTCAATGAAGAACTGGAGCCCGTCTACGTAAGCCCGCAGTGCGAATCCAACTTAGGTTACTCGCCAGAGGAGTTTTACCAGGACAAAGGGTTGTGGTTTAAAATCATACATCCTGAGGATCGGCAGATATTCAAGAGATTCCTTCCGAGGTTAAAATCAACGCCCAATCATTTTCAGGTGGAGTGCCGGTTTTTAACCGCCAACAAGGGGGAACGGTGGCAATTGATCCAATGCGCGGCAACCTTAGACCAGAACGGCCGCATCAGTAGGCTAGACGGCAGTCTCATAGACATCAGTAAACGAAAAGCCGCCGAGCAAAAACTGCAGTTCTCAGATTTTTCAGTGGAAAGGGCGGCAGAGGCTTTTTTGTGGACCAGGGCAGACGGTTCCATTATGCGGGCCAATGCTGCTGCCTGCAGCTTATTGGGTTACACCAAAGAAGAGTTGCTCACGCTGTCCATTCTGGAAGTGGACCATAACTTTAAGGCAGAGGTATGGAAATGGAAGGAGAATGACAAAGCCCTGTCTCATGAAACGGTTTTTAAAGGCAAGTCTGGGCAGCTTTTACCCGTAGAGCTCCACTTAAACCACTTTCTGTTTGAGGATGACAACTACTGCTTTATCTCTGTAAAAGATATAAGTGCCCGCAAGCAGGCTGAGGAAGAGCGCAACAGCCTTATTGAGGAAACGGTACGGCAGAATGAGCATTTGCAGCAGTTCGCGTACATTGTCTCTCATAATTTGCGGGCACCGGTGGCCAATATTGTGGGCCTTACCAGCCTGTACAACAGAGACAACCTGCAAGACCCCATCAATCCGGTTTTGATTAATAAATTGGAACGGACCAGCCAGCGCCTGGATGCTACCATCAAAGACCTCAACGAGATACTTACCATCAGAAGCCAGACGCAAAAGGTCCTGGAAACGGTAGACCTACAGCATATCCTGGCCCACGTGCGGGAAAGTCTCGCCAGCCAATTACAGAGCAGCCACGCTTATTTTGAAGTGGATTTTTCTGGGGGCACCCTGGTGCTGGGCGTAAAAAGTTATGTGCACAGCATTCTTTTCAACCTGATCACCAACGCCATAAAGTACAGAAGCCTGGAGCGGGGATTGAAAATTAAGATTAAAACAGTATTTTCAGAGGGATATTTGTGTTTATTGCTACAAGATAACGGCCTGGGGATAGACATGGTCAGGCAGCAGCACAAGGTTTTCGGCCTGTACCGGCGGTTTCACCCGCACATTGAAGGCAAAGGACTGGGGCTGCACATGAGCAAGACGCAGGTAGAATCTATTGGCGGCTGGATTGACGTGGACAGCACCGTAGACCAGGGATCAACTTTTAAAGTGTATTTTCAAGCACACCCAAGAAATGAACAACTATCATCGGGTATTTCTAATTGA